A single Agromyces sp. CF514 DNA region contains:
- a CDS encoding sirohydrochlorin chelatase — translation MPERLPALVAISHGTSSAEGQAAVRGLRDAVGEALGRRAARVDAGTDGARTPSLRLGHVDVEQPDVPATLASLDSGEPAVVVPLLLSAGYHVHVDLTEAVEAETGRPVVLAGALGPDDRLVAVLIRRLAEAGVRDDDAVVLAVAGSSDRRAVDDCLDMTARLAEASGRAVSVGFLSAAEPSLPAAVAAARADAAVARAIDAPGAPGALFGIPGVSDIPGLPGVRRTNRATDAAAPRVVVANYLLAPGYFDDLARDAGADVVAEPLLLPDAPAPAELVEIVLERYDEASARAR, via the coding sequence ATGCCCGAACGCCTGCCTGCCCTGGTCGCCATCTCGCACGGAACGAGCTCGGCCGAGGGGCAGGCCGCGGTCCGCGGACTGCGCGACGCGGTCGGCGAAGCGCTCGGGCGCCGCGCCGCGCGCGTCGACGCGGGCACCGACGGCGCCCGGACGCCGTCGCTCCGGCTGGGCCACGTCGACGTCGAACAGCCCGACGTTCCGGCGACCCTCGCCTCGCTCGACTCGGGCGAGCCCGCGGTCGTCGTCCCGCTCCTGCTCTCGGCCGGATACCACGTGCACGTCGACCTCACCGAGGCCGTCGAAGCCGAGACGGGCAGGCCCGTGGTGCTCGCGGGCGCACTCGGCCCCGACGACCGACTCGTTGCGGTGCTGATCCGACGCCTCGCCGAGGCCGGCGTCCGCGACGACGACGCCGTCGTGCTCGCGGTGGCCGGCTCGAGCGACCGGCGCGCCGTCGACGACTGCCTCGACATGACCGCGCGGCTCGCGGAGGCATCCGGTCGCGCGGTCTCGGTCGGGTTCCTCTCGGCCGCCGAGCCGTCGCTGCCGGCCGCGGTGGCCGCAGCGCGCGCCGACGCCGCCGTGGCGCGAGCGATCGACGCACCGGGTGCACCCGGCGCGCTGTTCGGCATCCCGGGCGTCTCCGACATCCCCGGCCTGCCCGGCGTGCGGCGCACGAATCGGGCGACGGATGCCGCAGCCCCCCGTGTCGTCGTCGCGAACTACCTGCTCGCTCCCGGGTACTTCGACGACCTCGCGCGCGACGCTGGCGCCGACGTCGTCGCCGAGCCGCTGCTGCTGCCGGACGCCCCGGCCCCCGCCGAGCTCGTCGAGATCGTGCTCGAACGCTACGACGAGGCATCCGCTCGCGCGCGCTGA
- a CDS encoding nitrite/sulfite reductase, giving the protein MTLSETARPARPERPARPEGRPARPGANRPNGQWKVDGTAPLNGNEEWKQVDNGLAVRGRIEEIYSKGGFASIDPTDLHGRFRVWGLYTQRKPGIDGGRTATLEPHELEDEYFMLRVRIDGGQLTTEQLRVIGQISIDFGRDTADLTDRQNVQLHWIRVEDVPEIWRRLEAVGLGTTEACGDVPRVVLGSPVAGIAADELIDPTPQIDAITSRFIGDETLANLPRKFKSAVTGHPSQDVVHEINDVAFVAVEHPELGVGYDLWVGGGLSTSPRLAERLGVWVSPDRVAEAWHGVAQIFRDYGYRRLRNKARLKFLLADWGTERFREVLETEYLESPLPDGPAAPKPLAHGDHVGVHRQKDGRFYVGATPIVGRVSGPTLAKLADLVEAHGSTRLRTTPHQKLVILDIPEDRVESLITGLDELGLSARPSLIRRGTIACTGIEFCKLAIVETKAFATAAVLDLERTLEGFDLPHPISLHVNGCPNSCARIQTADIGLKGQLVMNDAGEQVPGYQVHLGGGLATADREEAGLGRTVRGLKVEADGIAEYVERVVKRFLDDRDSVNDETFAEWAHRADEEVLR; this is encoded by the coding sequence GTGACGCTGAGCGAGACGGCGCGCCCGGCCCGCCCCGAGCGCCCTGCGCGCCCGGAAGGCCGCCCTGCGCGCCCCGGCGCCAACCGCCCGAACGGTCAGTGGAAGGTCGACGGCACGGCCCCGCTCAACGGCAACGAGGAGTGGAAGCAGGTCGACAACGGCCTCGCCGTGCGCGGTCGCATCGAGGAGATCTACTCCAAGGGCGGGTTCGCCTCGATCGACCCGACCGACCTGCACGGTCGCTTCCGCGTGTGGGGGCTCTACACGCAGCGCAAGCCCGGCATCGACGGCGGCCGTACGGCGACCCTCGAGCCGCACGAGCTCGAAGACGAGTACTTCATGCTGCGCGTGCGCATCGACGGCGGCCAGCTCACCACCGAGCAGTTGCGCGTCATCGGGCAGATCTCGATCGACTTCGGCCGCGACACCGCCGACCTCACCGACCGCCAGAACGTGCAGCTGCACTGGATCCGCGTCGAGGACGTGCCCGAGATCTGGCGGCGCCTCGAAGCCGTCGGACTCGGTACGACCGAGGCGTGCGGCGACGTGCCGCGCGTGGTGCTCGGCTCGCCGGTCGCCGGCATCGCCGCCGACGAGCTCATCGACCCGACGCCGCAGATCGACGCGATCACGAGCCGCTTCATCGGCGACGAGACGCTCGCGAACCTGCCGCGCAAGTTCAAGTCGGCCGTCACGGGCCACCCCAGCCAGGACGTCGTGCACGAGATCAACGACGTGGCGTTCGTCGCGGTCGAGCACCCCGAGCTCGGCGTCGGCTACGACCTCTGGGTCGGCGGCGGCCTGTCGACCTCGCCCCGCCTCGCCGAGCGCCTCGGCGTCTGGGTCTCGCCCGACCGCGTGGCCGAGGCGTGGCACGGCGTCGCGCAGATCTTCCGCGACTACGGGTACCGCCGCCTGCGCAACAAGGCCCGCCTGAAGTTCCTGCTCGCCGACTGGGGCACCGAGCGGTTCCGCGAGGTGCTCGAGACCGAGTACCTCGAGTCGCCGCTGCCCGACGGGCCGGCCGCGCCCAAGCCGCTCGCGCACGGCGACCACGTGGGCGTGCACCGCCAGAAGGACGGCCGCTTCTACGTGGGCGCCACCCCGATCGTCGGCCGCGTCTCGGGCCCGACGCTCGCGAAGCTCGCCGACCTCGTCGAGGCGCACGGGTCGACGCGACTGCGCACGACTCCGCACCAGAAGCTCGTCATCCTCGACATCCCCGAGGATCGGGTCGAATCGCTCATCACGGGCCTCGACGAGCTCGGTCTCTCGGCGCGCCCCAGCCTGATCCGCCGCGGCACCATCGCGTGCACGGGCATCGAGTTCTGCAAGCTCGCGATCGTCGAGACCAAGGCGTTCGCGACGGCGGCCGTGCTCGACCTCGAGCGCACGCTCGAGGGCTTCGACCTGCCGCACCCGATCAGCCTGCACGTCAACGGCTGCCCGAACTCGTGCGCGCGCATCCAGACCGCCGACATCGGCCTCAAGGGTCAGCTGGTCATGAACGACGCGGGCGAGCAGGTGCCCGGCTACCAGGTGCACCTCGGCGGCGGACTCGCCACGGCCGACCGTGAAGAGGCTGGGCTCGGCCGCACCGTGCGCGGCCTCAAGGTCGAGGCCGACGGCATCGCCGAGTACGTCGAACGCGTCGTCAAGCGGTTCCTCGACGACCGCGACTCGGTCAACGACGAGACGTTCGCCGAATGGGCGCACCGCGCCGACGAGGAGGTGCTCCGATGA
- a CDS encoding phosphoadenylyl-sulfate reductase has translation MSVSLAPRAAALRSHDELRALAEAGDAELRSLADDEASAYEVIAWVARNFDADAAAVACSMADAVLPHVVAQSLPGVDVLFLDTGYHFAKTYETRDRVADALDVRVVDVLPELTVAEQNAQFGADLFARDAAECCAMRKVAPLHDALGGYELWFTGVRRDEAPTRTNTPLVTFDERNGLVKVNPLAAWSFDDLIDYSTAFAVPVNDLLSEGYPSIGCEPCTKQVAPGEDPRSGRWSGLDKTECGLHV, from the coding sequence ATGAGCGTGTCCCTCGCCCCTCGCGCCGCGGCTCTCCGCAGCCACGACGAGCTGCGGGCCCTCGCCGAGGCGGGCGACGCCGAGCTCCGCAGCCTGGCCGACGACGAGGCATCCGCCTACGAGGTCATCGCCTGGGTCGCACGCAACTTCGATGCGGATGCCGCGGCGGTCGCCTGCTCGATGGCCGACGCCGTGCTCCCGCACGTGGTCGCGCAGTCGCTGCCGGGCGTCGACGTGCTCTTCCTCGACACCGGCTACCACTTCGCGAAGACGTACGAGACGCGCGACCGCGTGGCCGACGCGCTCGACGTGCGCGTGGTCGACGTGCTGCCCGAGCTCACCGTCGCCGAGCAGAACGCGCAGTTCGGCGCCGACCTGTTCGCCCGCGACGCGGCCGAGTGCTGCGCGATGCGCAAGGTCGCCCCGCTGCACGACGCACTCGGCGGCTACGAGCTGTGGTTCACGGGCGTGCGCCGCGACGAGGCGCCCACGCGCACGAACACCCCGCTGGTGACGTTCGACGAGCGCAACGGGCTCGTGAAGGTCAACCCGCTCGCGGCGTGGAGCTTCGACGACCTGATCGACTACTCGACCGCCTTCGCCGTGCCCGTGAACGACCTCCTGAGCGAGGGCTACCCGTCGATCGGCTGCGAGCCGTGCACGAAGCAGGTCGCCCCCGGCGAAGACCCGAGGTCCGGCCGCTGGTCCGGCCTCGACAAGACGGAATGCGGGTTGCACGTATGA
- the cysD gene encoding sulfate adenylyltransferase subunit CysD, translating to MSTIDTLQVDAGIDTLDALEAEAIHIIREVVAEFERPVLLFSGGKDSVLVLHLAAKAFWPAKVPFPVLHVDTGHNFPEVIEFRDRTVERLGLRLEVASVQDYLDDGRLQERADGTRNPLQTQPLLDGIAAGRHDAVFGGARRDEDKARAKERILSLRDEFGQWDPRNQRPELWDLYNGRHTVGQHVRAFPISNWTELDVWRYIEREGIELPPLYYAHEREVYLRDGMWRAVSDVSPARADETVEHRIVRYRTVGDMSCTGAVESDAASVADVVREIALSTLTERGATRADDRISEAAMEDRKKDGYF from the coding sequence ATGAGCACCATCGACACCCTCCAGGTCGACGCGGGCATCGACACGCTCGACGCCCTCGAGGCCGAGGCGATCCACATCATCCGCGAGGTCGTCGCCGAGTTCGAGCGGCCCGTGCTGCTGTTCTCGGGCGGCAAGGACTCCGTGCTCGTGCTGCACCTGGCCGCGAAGGCGTTCTGGCCGGCCAAGGTGCCGTTCCCGGTGCTGCACGTCGACACGGGTCACAACTTCCCCGAGGTCATCGAGTTCCGCGACCGCACGGTCGAGCGGCTCGGGCTGCGCCTCGAGGTGGCCTCCGTGCAGGACTACCTCGACGACGGACGCCTGCAGGAGCGCGCCGACGGCACCCGCAACCCGCTGCAGACGCAGCCGCTGCTCGACGGCATCGCCGCGGGCCGGCACGACGCGGTCTTCGGCGGCGCACGTCGCGACGAAGACAAGGCGCGCGCCAAGGAGCGCATCCTGAGCCTGCGCGACGAGTTCGGCCAGTGGGACCCCCGCAACCAGCGCCCCGAGCTCTGGGACCTCTACAACGGCCGCCACACCGTCGGCCAGCACGTGCGCGCGTTCCCGATCTCGAACTGGACCGAGCTCGACGTGTGGCGCTACATCGAGCGCGAGGGCATCGAGCTGCCGCCGCTCTACTACGCGCACGAGCGCGAGGTGTACCTCCGCGACGGCATGTGGCGCGCGGTCTCCGACGTCTCGCCCGCGCGGGCCGACGAGACGGTCGAGCACCGCATCGTGCGCTACCGCACGGTGGGCGACATGAGCTGCACGGGCGCGGTCGAGTCCGACGCGGCATCCGTCGCCGACGTGGTGCGCGAGATCGCGCTCTCGACGCTGACCGAACGCGGGGCCACGCGAGCCGACGACCGCATCTCCGAGGCCGCGATGGAAGACCGCAAGAAGGACGGGTACTTCTGA
- a CDS encoding sulfate adenylyltransferase subunit 1, with protein MGALFRFATAGSVDDGKSTLVGRLLHDSKAILADQLESVARTSAERGFGGEPGAIDFALLTDGLRAEREQGITIDVAYRYFSTGRRSFILADCPGHVQYTRNMVTGATTADAVVVLVDARNGVLEQTRRHLAVVALLRVPHVIIAVNKIDLLDYSEAAYDGVASDVAALARELGLADTHVIPVSALAGDNIVDRSANTPWYDGPSLLELLETLPSLDELETEFEALRMPVQLVIRPQGALAHDVDDAEAFRDYRAFAGRIASGTVRVGDRVQVFPGGATTTVTGIDAGSTTVDAASAPRSVSLRLADQLDAARGAVIVAEGALPTPRRELDAQVFWLGAAPLRPGARVLVKSGTSTVQALVADIVGRRDLDTLALEPAGALEINDIGQVRVRLAADLAVEEYATHRRAGAFLVIDPQSGYTLAAGIVSSPGEQPGRSEAAA; from the coding sequence ATGGGCGCACTGTTCCGCTTCGCGACGGCCGGATCGGTCGACGACGGCAAGTCCACCCTCGTGGGCCGCCTGCTGCACGACTCGAAGGCGATCCTCGCCGACCAGCTCGAGTCCGTGGCCCGCACGAGTGCCGAGCGCGGCTTCGGCGGCGAGCCGGGGGCGATCGACTTCGCACTGCTCACCGACGGACTGCGCGCCGAGCGCGAGCAGGGCATCACGATCGACGTCGCCTACCGCTACTTCTCGACCGGTCGCCGGTCGTTCATCCTCGCCGACTGCCCCGGGCACGTGCAGTACACGCGCAACATGGTCACCGGCGCGACCACGGCCGACGCCGTCGTGGTGCTCGTCGACGCGCGCAACGGCGTGCTCGAGCAGACCCGCCGCCACCTCGCGGTCGTCGCGCTGCTGCGCGTGCCGCACGTGATCATCGCCGTGAACAAGATCGACCTGCTCGACTACTCCGAGGCCGCGTACGACGGTGTCGCATCGGATGTCGCCGCGCTCGCGCGCGAACTCGGCCTCGCCGACACGCACGTGATCCCCGTCTCGGCCCTCGCGGGCGACAACATCGTCGACCGCTCGGCGAACACGCCCTGGTACGACGGTCCGAGCCTGCTCGAGCTGCTCGAGACGCTGCCCTCGCTCGACGAGCTCGAGACCGAGTTCGAGGCGCTGCGCATGCCCGTGCAACTCGTGATCCGCCCCCAGGGCGCGCTCGCGCACGACGTCGACGACGCCGAAGCGTTCCGCGACTACCGGGCGTTCGCCGGGCGCATCGCGTCGGGCACCGTGCGGGTCGGAGACCGGGTGCAGGTGTTCCCCGGCGGCGCGACGACGACCGTCACGGGCATCGATGCGGGGTCCACGACGGTCGACGCGGCATCCGCCCCGCGTTCGGTGTCGCTGCGCCTCGCCGACCAGCTCGACGCCGCGCGCGGTGCCGTGATCGTTGCCGAGGGTGCCCTGCCGACGCCGCGCCGCGAGCTCGACGCGCAGGTGTTCTGGCTCGGTGCCGCGCCCCTCCGACCGGGAGCCCGCGTGCTCGTGAAGTCGGGCACGAGCACCGTGCAGGCCCTCGTCGCCGACATCGTCGGGCGCCGAGACCTCGACACGCTCGCCCTCGAACCGGCCGGCGCCCTCGAGATCAACGACATCGGCCAGGTGCGCGTGCGGCTCGCCGCGGACCTCGCGGTCGAGGAGTACGCGACGCATCGTCGTGCGGGCGCGTTCCTCGTGATCGACCCGCAGTCGGGCTACACGCTCGCGGCCGGCATCGTGTCCTCCCCCGGCGAGCAGCCGGGCCGTTCCGAGGCCGCCGCATGA
- a CDS encoding ABC transporter substrate-binding protein, with protein sequence MTAPSRVRPRLGLVAGMMSAAAIAASAVLLLSGCAPTAAAGEDAAASASTTPATELRLGYFANVTHAPAIVGLQEGLFADALGDTKLTTQVFNAGPAAIEALSAGAIDATYIGPNPSINTFIQSGGQSAHIVAGAATGGAALVVRDGIDSADDLAGTTLATPQLGNTQDVALRSWLADEGYETDTTGGGDVNITPTENSQTLTLFQQGAIDGAWLPEPWVSRLIIDAGAHVLVDEADLWDDGAFPTTVLLVRAEFLAEHPETVKALLQGHEASLAWLSEHPDEAAGVINAGIEAETGKPLADEVIDRALEHVSFSDDPHAETFETLVANGLEAGTQKDGSIDGLFDLRILNELRDEAGEEPVSAGGLGEE encoded by the coding sequence ATGACCGCACCATCACGCGTCCGTCCCCGCCTCGGCCTGGTCGCGGGCATGATGTCCGCGGCTGCGATCGCCGCGAGCGCCGTGCTCCTGCTGAGCGGCTGCGCCCCGACCGCGGCTGCGGGTGAGGATGCCGCGGCATCCGCCTCGACCACGCCCGCGACGGAGCTCCGGCTCGGCTACTTCGCGAACGTCACCCACGCACCCGCCATCGTGGGCCTGCAGGAGGGACTGTTCGCCGACGCGCTCGGCGACACGAAGCTGACCACGCAGGTCTTCAACGCCGGGCCCGCCGCCATCGAGGCACTCTCGGCCGGCGCGATCGACGCGACCTACATCGGGCCGAACCCGTCGATCAACACGTTCATCCAGTCGGGCGGGCAGTCCGCGCACATCGTCGCAGGCGCGGCGACCGGCGGCGCGGCGCTCGTCGTGCGCGACGGCATCGACTCGGCCGACGACCTCGCGGGCACGACCCTCGCCACGCCGCAGCTGGGCAACACGCAGGACGTCGCCCTGCGCTCCTGGCTGGCCGACGAGGGGTACGAGACCGACACGACGGGCGGCGGCGACGTGAACATCACGCCGACCGAGAACTCGCAGACCCTGACGCTCTTCCAGCAGGGCGCGATCGACGGCGCCTGGCTGCCCGAGCCCTGGGTCTCCCGCCTCATCATCGACGCCGGCGCGCACGTGCTCGTCGACGAGGCGGACCTCTGGGACGACGGCGCGTTCCCCACGACCGTGCTGCTCGTGCGCGCGGAGTTCCTGGCCGAGCACCCCGAGACGGTGAAGGCGCTGCTGCAGGGCCACGAGGCATCCCTCGCCTGGCTCTCGGAGCACCCCGACGAGGCCGCCGGCGTGATCAACGCGGGCATCGAGGCCGAGACCGGCAAGCCCCTCGCCGACGAGGTCATCGATCGCGCGCTCGAGCACGTCTCGTTCTCGGACGACCCGCACGCCGAGACGTTCGAGACCCTCGTCGCGAACGGCCTCGAGGCCGGCACGCAGAAGGACGGCTCGATCGACGGCCTGTTCGACCTCCGCATCCTGAACGAGCTGCGCGACGAGGCCGGCGAGGAGCCGGTCTCGGCCGGCGGCCTCGGCGAGGAGTAG
- a CDS encoding ABC transporter ATP-binding protein, translating into MSGQTAIRIEHLGKRFGAGPVVLDDVNLDVAAGEFVCLLGASGCGKSTLLNLIAGLDRPTAGSITTPPGGAAVMFQESALMPWLTAVQNVELALRLRGVARTERRAQALELLATVNLADAAAKRPHELSGGMRQRVALARALAQDRPVLLMDEPFAALDAITRDLLHEELERVWRQTGRTIVFVTHNVREAARLGERVVLLSSRPGRVAGEWRIDASEGRRIESPEVAALSLEITAELRKEIRRNAA; encoded by the coding sequence ATGAGCGGGCAGACGGCCATTCGCATCGAACACCTCGGCAAGCGCTTCGGCGCGGGTCCGGTCGTGCTCGACGACGTGAACCTCGACGTCGCCGCGGGTGAGTTCGTCTGCCTGCTCGGCGCCTCGGGCTGTGGCAAGTCCACGCTGCTGAACCTGATCGCCGGGCTCGACCGGCCGACGGCGGGGTCGATCACGACGCCGCCGGGCGGCGCCGCGGTCATGTTCCAGGAGTCGGCCCTCATGCCGTGGCTCACCGCGGTGCAGAACGTCGAGCTCGCGCTGCGGCTCAGGGGCGTCGCACGAACGGAACGCCGCGCACAGGCCCTCGAGCTGCTCGCGACGGTCAACCTCGCGGATGCCGCGGCGAAGCGCCCCCACGAACTCTCCGGCGGCATGCGCCAGCGCGTCGCCCTCGCCAGGGCCCTCGCCCAGGACCGACCCGTGCTCCTCATGGACGAACCGTTCGCCGCACTCGACGCGATCACCCGCGACCTGCTGCACGAGGAGCTCGAGCGCGTCTGGCGTCAGACCGGGCGCACCATCGTCTTCGTCACGCACAACGTGCGCGAGGCGGCCCGGCTGGGCGAGCGGGTCGTGCTCCTGTCGAGCCGACCCGGGCGCGTCGCTGGCGAATGGCGCATCGACGCGTCCGAGGGCCGTCGCATCGAATCGCCCGAGGTGGCGGCGCTCTCGCTCGAGATCACCGCCGAGCTGCGAAAGGAGATCCGCCGAAATGCCGCATGA
- a CDS encoding ABC transporter permease, with amino-acid sequence MPHDSVSTPTQFADLPHGSMPFPELVERPPAPAREPEDLQTLTAGLDRLQTDDDRAPSAWRVFTRSVLPPILFVVVLIVIWQLYVVIAQPRPDIVPAPLDVVAAIGQAWESGRLQLAVATSLERGILGFVIAIVVGTPLGLLLAEVKPLRRAAGPIISGLQVLPSVAWVPAAILWFGLSDATVYFVILMGAVPSIVNGLIAGVDQVPPQLRQVGTVLGAGPWRLATLVVLPAALPGYVAGLKQGWAFSWRSLMAAEIIATGGTIGFGLGSMLNQSRELADLAGVLATILVILAIGILIELVFFAPLERRMLRRRGLLQAVSR; translated from the coding sequence ATGCCGCATGACTCCGTCTCCACTCCGACGCAGTTCGCCGACCTGCCTCACGGGTCGATGCCGTTCCCCGAACTCGTCGAACGCCCTCCGGCACCCGCGCGGGAGCCCGAAGACCTCCAGACGCTCACGGCCGGGCTCGACCGGCTCCAGACCGACGACGACCGCGCTCCCAGTGCATGGCGCGTCTTCACCCGCAGCGTGCTGCCGCCCATCCTCTTCGTCGTCGTGCTCATCGTGATCTGGCAGCTCTACGTCGTCATCGCCCAGCCGCGGCCCGACATCGTGCCGGCCCCGCTCGACGTGGTCGCGGCGATCGGGCAGGCGTGGGAGTCCGGCCGCCTGCAGCTCGCCGTCGCCACGAGCCTCGAGCGGGGCATCCTGGGCTTCGTCATCGCGATCGTCGTGGGCACGCCGCTCGGTCTGCTGCTCGCCGAGGTGAAGCCGCTGCGCCGCGCCGCCGGCCCCATCATCTCCGGCCTGCAGGTGCTCCCGTCGGTCGCGTGGGTGCCCGCCGCGATCCTCTGGTTCGGCCTCAGCGACGCGACCGTCTACTTCGTGATCCTGATGGGCGCGGTGCCGTCGATCGTGAACGGCCTGATCGCGGGCGTCGACCAGGTGCCGCCGCAGCTCCGACAGGTCGGCACCGTGCTCGGCGCCGGGCCGTGGCGTCTCGCGACGCTCGTCGTGCTGCCGGCCGCGCTCCCCGGCTACGTTGCCGGGCTCAAGCAGGGTTGGGCGTTCTCGTGGCGCTCGCTCATGGCGGCCGAGATCATCGCGACCGGCGGCACCATCGGCTTCGGCCTGGGCTCGATGCTCAACCAGAGCCGTGAGCTCGCCGACCTCGCCGGGGTGCTCGCGACGATCCTCGTGATCCTCGCGATCGGCATCCTCATCGAGCTCGTCTTCTTCGCCCCGCTCGAGCGACGGATGCTGCGCCGCCGCGGCCTGCTGCAGGCGGTCTCACGATGA
- the cobA gene encoding uroporphyrinogen-III C-methyltransferase yields MTAGHVTLVGAGPGDAGLLTIRGLRALEAADVIVADRLGARAVLDGLASEGVHLAAEVVDVGKLPGHHAVPQDAINALLVSLARDGKRVVRLKGGDPFVFGRGGEELHHCQEAGIPVEVVPGITSAISVPAIAGIPLTHRGLATTFTVVTGHDQIQSLGGGRDHTVVLLMGVGTLANSAITLSRGDRGGACPVAIIEDGYGSGQRVTVGTLDTIALQAARRGIRSPAVVVVGDVVTLSPYAPEAITSAVGTPAATTTPEAPASAERKTTQT; encoded by the coding sequence ATGACCGCCGGCCACGTCACGCTCGTCGGCGCCGGCCCCGGCGACGCCGGACTGCTGACCATCCGCGGCCTCCGCGCCCTCGAGGCGGCCGACGTCATCGTCGCCGACCGGCTCGGCGCCCGCGCGGTGCTCGACGGGCTCGCGTCCGAGGGCGTGCACCTCGCTGCCGAGGTCGTCGACGTCGGCAAGCTGCCCGGCCACCACGCCGTGCCCCAGGACGCGATCAACGCGCTGCTCGTGTCGCTCGCGCGCGACGGCAAGCGCGTCGTGCGCCTCAAGGGCGGCGACCCGTTCGTCTTCGGACGCGGCGGCGAAGAGCTCCACCACTGCCAGGAGGCCGGCATCCCGGTCGAGGTCGTGCCCGGCATCACGAGCGCCATCTCGGTTCCCGCGATCGCGGGCATCCCGCTCACCCACCGCGGCCTCGCCACGACGTTCACCGTCGTCACCGGCCACGACCAGATCCAGTCGCTCGGCGGCGGACGCGACCACACCGTGGTGCTGCTCATGGGTGTCGGCACCCTCGCGAACTCCGCGATCACGCTCTCCCGCGGCGATCGCGGCGGCGCATGCCCCGTCGCGATCATCGAAGACGGCTACGGCTCAGGTCAGCGTGTCACAGTGGGTACGCTCGACACGATCGCACTGCAGGCGGCCCGCCGCGGCATCCGCTCGCCCGCGGTCGTCGTCGTCGGCGACGTGGTGACCCTGAGCCCCTACGCACCGGAAGCCATCACGTCCGCGGTCGGCACGCCTGCCGCGACCACCACCCCCGAGGCCCCCGCCTCCGCAGAACGGAAGACCACGCAGACATGA
- a CDS encoding FAD-dependent oxidoreductase, which yields MTLSLRVAIVGAGPAGIYAGNILNRQVTEAGGEVAIDLYESLPAPYGLIRYGVAPDHPRIKGIVNSLHEMLDAGTIRLIGNVEVGRDITVDELQERYDAVIFATGALRDAPLDIPGIDLPGSYGAADFVAWYDGHPDVPRTWPLEAQSIAVIGNGNVALDVARVLAKHPKDLLSTDVPANVVEGLEASPVTDVHVFGRRGPGHVKFTPIELRELGEVPDVDVIVYDADFVRAENDPHAEQLFASNNQVKVMTRTLNGWRKPEGHEYTASRRLHLHFLHAPVEVLGSDAVEAVRFELTRPVGDGSVEGTGEFTDIPVQAIYRAVGYASSPIDGVPFDDRKAVIPNEGGRVTDASGAHLPGVYATGWIKRGPVGLIGHTKGDALETITNLIADATAGSLPAALVDAADGEEIFALLDSREVAYTTWNGWLTLDAHERSLGEAFEAPEHYGEIVRERVKVVPRDEQVDISRDGSLVVS from the coding sequence ATGACCCTCTCCCTCCGCGTCGCGATCGTCGGAGCCGGCCCCGCCGGCATCTACGCAGGCAACATCCTGAACCGCCAGGTCACCGAGGCCGGCGGCGAGGTCGCGATCGACCTGTACGAGTCGCTTCCGGCGCCCTACGGCCTGATCCGCTACGGCGTGGCGCCCGACCACCCGCGCATCAAGGGCATCGTCAACTCGCTGCACGAGATGCTCGATGCGGGCACGATCCGCCTCATCGGCAACGTCGAGGTCGGCCGCGACATCACCGTCGACGAGCTGCAGGAGCGCTACGACGCGGTCATCTTCGCCACCGGCGCGCTGCGCGATGCCCCGCTCGACATCCCCGGCATCGACCTGCCCGGCTCGTACGGCGCCGCCGACTTCGTCGCCTGGTACGACGGCCACCCCGACGTGCCCCGCACCTGGCCCCTCGAGGCGCAGTCGATCGCCGTCATCGGCAACGGCAACGTCGCGCTCGACGTCGCCCGCGTGCTCGCGAAGCACCCGAAGGACCTGCTGTCGACCGATGTCCCGGCGAACGTCGTCGAGGGCCTCGAGGCCTCGCCCGTCACCGACGTGCACGTCTTCGGCCGCCGCGGCCCCGGCCACGTGAAGTTCACGCCCATCGAGCTGCGCGAGCTCGGCGAGGTGCCCGACGTCGACGTCATCGTCTACGACGCCGACTTCGTGCGCGCCGAGAACGACCCGCACGCCGAGCAGCTGTTCGCGTCGAACAACCAGGTCAAGGTCATGACCCGCACGCTCAACGGGTGGCGCAAGCCCGAGGGCCACGAGTACACCGCCTCGCGACGCCTGCACCTGCACTTCCTGCACGCCCCCGTCGAGGTGCTCGGCTCCGACGCCGTCGAGGCCGTGCGCTTCGAGCTCACCCGCCCGGTCGGCGACGGCTCGGTCGAGGGAACCGGCGAGTTCACCGATATCCCCGTGCAGGCGATCTACCGCGCCGTCGGCTACGCGAGCTCGCCCATCGACGGCGTGCCGTTCGACGACCGCAAGGCCGTGATCCCCAACGAGGGCGGCCGCGTGACGGATGCCTCGGGCGCGCACCTGCCCGGCGTCTACGCGACCGGCTGGATCAAGCGCGGCCCCGTCGGCCTCATCGGCCACACCAAGGGCGACGCGCTCGAGACCATCACGAACCTGATCGCGGATGCCACGGCGGGCTCGCTCCCGGCGGCCCTCGTCGACGCGGCCGACGGCGAGGAGATCTTCGCGCTGCTCGACTCGCGCGAGGTGGCCTACACGACGTGGAACGGCTGGCTCACGCTCGACGCCCACGAGCGCTCGCTCGGCGAGGCGTTCGAGGCGCCCGAGCACTACGGCGAGATCGTGCGCGAGCGCGTCAAGGTCGTCCCCCGCGACGAGCAGGTCGACATCTCGCGCGACGGGTCGCTGGTCGTCTCGTGA